Below is a window of Myroides profundi DNA.
CAGGGCTTCTATCGTTTTAGCTAAGAAGTGATCTGTGTATAAGATAGAGTTGTCATACGCATTGACTAGGTGTTCTTTCTCAGATTTCTTTACACCACCTATCTCATCAGGAGTGAACTGTCTGAAGCTCTCAGGGTAGCGCTCCATATACTTAAAGTGTGACCCATAGGTGTGTAATAAGATGAATAGATCTCCAGTAGTCTCCTGAATGTGTTTTTGCATTAAGCCTACTAATTCTTCATCATAGTGATTCTCTGTCATACGTGTATGGCTATCAGTAGTGCGTATCGTCTTATAGATATCTGCTTCTTTAGTGAAGTATTCTATAAACGAAGAGTTCTCAGCCTGATTAGATAGTGATATTGTGGTAAAGCCAGCTTCTTTAAACGCGTGTACAATACCTTTTTTGACATAGATAGAATTATAGTTTTCTGCCTCTGCTTCTGATAAGATGATTGAAACACTCTTATGAGTCGTATTCGATTGTGTTAGCGCATCTTTGAATACGACTAAGTTCTTCTCATTCTTTAATTTAGGGTTGGTCTCGCGATCATATCCATACAGAGACCAGTTGTCAGCTCTACTCGTCTCACCTATGATCAGTACATATATCTGTCTTTTGTCAGTAGAGATACTGTCTCTAGTGGCTTTAAAGGTAAAGTTCTTAGAGGTCTCAGGGTATCGATTGACCTTATCCCATTTATTCACTGCGAATCCTAAGTTGTGTAACGCATTGATAGGATACACATCTTGGTTAAAGGCAAATGTACCTGAGTTCTTATTCGCACTGAAGAATGATAATACTAGTGACGCTATTAATAAAAGTACTGCAGGTAATAGAGTCTGTCTTCTAAAGCTCCAGTCTAAGAAGTTCTTTCTCTTCCACTGAAGTATAGCGAATACGATAGGTGGAATGTATAAGAAACACACAAAGGCGATAGAAGGCAATAGACTACCTAGTAGTTCATTTATTTCTGAAGTATTCGTAGTTGCTACGTTTAGAAACATATCTGCTGCTATCACATCTTCTCCGAATAGGTAGAATAACACAATCTGGAAAGCGTGCAAAAACAGAAATGGAAAACATAATAATAACCATGCTCCCGAATTTTTAAACGCAGAAAATATTGTCATGAACAGTCCCAATGGGAATAGTATGACTACAATCTTACCTAATACATCCACAGGCTGTGTAAAGACAAAGTAAATGCTCGGAACCATATTGACAGCAATATAGAACCAAAACAAGGCGATTGGGTTATTTATGATTCTGCTAAAGAATCCTTTTTTATTTAATTGTTCAGTCATTTTATCCCTTAAAACGATTCATAGATATTAAAGTAGAAACCACTCTGACCTTTACCAAAACCATAGTCAAGACGTACGTTTACTCTATTTTTAAACTCCCATCTATATCCTATACCATAAGTAGGTAAGGTATGGCTCCAGTCAAATTTGTCCATATTCTCAAACACATTACCTGCACCACCCCATACAGCTACACCATGTCGGTTATGTATTTTTTGTCTTAGTTCTACCTGTGTATTAATCTGTTTTCTATCTCGATATTGCCCACTGTAGTACCCTCTCATCTGTCTAGCTCCTCCTAGTTTAGAAAGCATTGTCCATGGCACTTCACCATTGTTAAACTCTCCATTTAAGTCGAAGGCTATTAGACCATCTTTCCATACCTCTTGGTATGCACGCGCTGTAAAGTTAATCTTTCCGAAGTGCTTATTACTTCCCAATGTTTTTGGGAAAAAAGTCTGCTCGTATTGGATAAAGATTCCTTTACTCGGGTTAGGAATAAAGTCTCTACTGTCGTATGACGCGATAAATCCTCCTCCGATAGCCGTATCTTTAGAGTCTGTATCAGGTCTTACCTCCATATCTCTGAAGTTTCTACTCTGGATATTTTGAGCAGAAAAGACTAATCCTACATACGTATTAGGCAACACTTTTCTCAATACATCAAATTTCAAGCCTAAGTGATATTCGTCGTACTTCACATAGTCTCCTTGGCTACCTGCCTCGTATCCTATACCATAGTATTTACTAGGCATATATTTAAATGCCATATCGTAGTGAAATCGGTAGTCATCATTAGGAAATATTGTTGTGTTCTCTACTCCGATAGCAAAGAATCCACTTGTAGTAAAGTTAGTATAAATAGCGAGATCAGAAGGGGGTAAGTCTAGGTTCTCTTTATCTACTCTGTATAGTCCAGAAGCGACTATCCCTAGTCCTAGTTTAGTATCTACAGAGTAGCTTGGCCCCCCTATGAATGAAAGGTCAAATTTACTCTGTGATTTATCTTTTTTAGCTTCTTCAAAATAAGAAACTACACGTTCAAAAAATTTCTTTTTAGCTGCCGTGCTATCCCGTTGTTCTTCATTAGAGATTACATCTGCACTTTGTTGTGCAAAAGATACGGTGTTCGTTATCAGTGTGATAACGAATATTGTTGTTAGTAAGTATTTGTTTATCATAAAATAATTTAAGCTTGCAAATTTACGCAATTTCTAGGTCTTTGAATCTCGTAAAGTCCTAAATTAAAATGATACAAAACGTTTCTTAACTAACTTTTAGAAAGTTTATAAAACATTTAGGTTTTAGCTTTTGCTAACGACTAATAGTTGTGCAAATACTATTACTAAAGAAAGTATTAATATAAAACCGATAATGAAATATTGTAACAACGAAATTTTGATTTTGTGAAATCTCATTGCCTTTAAATATAGTACCACAGGAATGACTAATGCAAGTATAACACCTGCTATCGCTGCATATCCTAATGCCAAGATAAAACCTTCTGGATAGAAGAGTGCAAATAGTAGTGGCGGTATGAATGTACAGATAGCAGCTAGAGGCTTGATTAATTTTTTTGACTTATTTTTAAACAAATCTTTATAGTAATCTAATAATCCAATACTTACTCCTAAGAAAGAGGTACCTAATGCTGCTGCTGCAAAGAAACTAAATAAAGTCTCTATATACGTAGAGTGCGACAACTCTCGTATACTAAGTAATAACCCTTTTACCTCAGAGTGTTCTTGCAATATCTGCATAAAGACAGTTTGATCTAAAGTTCCTAATATAACGATCTGCCAAACTAAATAAATCACTAAGGGTAGTAAGCTTCCTAGTATAAAGGCTCTTTTTAATTGTTTCTTATTCCCCTCTAGATAATCAACGATACTAGGGATACTTCCATGAAAACCAAAAGAGGTGAATATCGCAGGGATAGACATAATCACTAGACCTTGTGATAAGGGCATGTGAAGTAGATTTGCTCCTTCTATCAGAGGAGTCATAACGATCACTAATAGTGCTAAGAAGATAAGCTTACCTGTAAAAAGAATACGAGTAAACCAATCTACCCATCTCGTCCCAATAATCACAATAGTACTGAATATAGCTGAGAAGATAAGCACAGCTAAGCGGTCGTCTAGATTAGTGTCTAGTAGGAGGTCTATATTCGTCTTTAGGATTGTCCCTCCGCCAGACATATATGCAGCTGTTAGCCCATAGATTAGGAACATAAGACTTAGCCCTGCTATTCTGTTCACAGTGAATCCTGCATACTTTCTAGTCAAGGTATCAAAGCCATCTTTAGGACTATTAAAATCATAAATACGAACCATCAATAATGCAGTATAACACATCGCAAACCAAATGATAAATAACAGTAATGTAGCTCCTATAAAGCCTACTCCTGCTGATGTGATAGGCATAGCTAACATTCCTCCGCCGATAGAAGAACCC
It encodes the following:
- a CDS encoding phosphoethanolamine transferase — encoded protein: MTEQLNKKGFFSRIINNPIALFWFYIAVNMVPSIYFVFTQPVDVLGKIVVILFPLGLFMTIFSAFKNSGAWLLLCFPFLFLHAFQIVLFYLFGEDVIAADMFLNVATTNTSEINELLGSLLPSIAFVCFLYIPPIVFAILQWKRKNFLDWSFRRQTLLPAVLLLIASLVLSFFSANKNSGTFAFNQDVYPINALHNLGFAVNKWDKVNRYPETSKNFTFKATRDSISTDKRQIYVLIIGETSRADNWSLYGYDRETNPKLKNEKNLVVFKDALTQSNTTHKSVSIILSEAEAENYNSIYVKKGIVHAFKEAGFTTISLSNQAENSSFIEYFTKEADIYKTIRTTDSHTRMTENHYDEELVGLMQKHIQETTGDLFILLHTYGSHFKYMERYPESFRQFTPDEIGGVKKSEKEHLVNAYDNSILYTDHFLAKTIEALKQTNEEVAMLYTSDHGEDLFDDDRNRFLHASPSPTYYQLRIPFLMWFSDEYITNNEKRMTAVQENKNKPISTNAVFHTMINAAHIRTSYLEKDLSLVNRAFNAEARMYLNDHDIAVPYTKMNLKKEDFEMLKKNNIKE
- a CDS encoding BamA/TamA family outer membrane protein, which encodes MINKYLLTTIFVITLITNTVSFAQQSADVISNEEQRDSTAAKKKFFERVVSYFEEAKKDKSQSKFDLSFIGGPSYSVDTKLGLGIVASGLYRVDKENLDLPPSDLAIYTNFTTSGFFAIGVENTTIFPNDDYRFHYDMAFKYMPSKYYGIGYEAGSQGDYVKYDEYHLGLKFDVLRKVLPNTYVGLVFSAQNIQSRNFRDMEVRPDTDSKDTAIGGGFIASYDSRDFIPNPSKGIFIQYEQTFFPKTLGSNKHFGKINFTARAYQEVWKDGLIAFDLNGEFNNGEVPWTMLSKLGGARQMRGYYSGQYRDRKQINTQVELRQKIHNRHGVAVWGGAGNVFENMDKFDWSHTLPTYGIGYRWEFKNRVNVRLDYGFGKGQSGFYFNIYESF
- a CDS encoding aromatic amino acid transporter: MNSRLLGSILIIAGSSIGGGMLAMPITSAGVGFIGATLLLFIIWFAMCYTALLMVRIYDFNSPKDGFDTLTRKYAGFTVNRIAGLSLMFLIYGLTAAYMSGGGTILKTNIDLLLDTNLDDRLAVLIFSAIFSTIVIIGTRWVDWFTRILFTGKLIFLALLVIVMTPLIEGANLLHMPLSQGLVIMSIPAIFTSFGFHGSIPSIVDYLEGNKKQLKRAFILGSLLPLVIYLVWQIVILGTLDQTVFMQILQEHSEVKGLLLSIRELSHSTYIETLFSFFAAAALGTSFLGVSIGLLDYYKDLFKNKSKKLIKPLAAICTFIPPLLFALFYPEGFILALGYAAIAGVILALVIPVVLYLKAMRFHKIKISLLQYFIIGFILILSLVIVFAQLLVVSKS